A window of the Brassica napus cultivar Da-Ae chromosome C5, Da-Ae, whole genome shotgun sequence genome harbors these coding sequences:
- the LOC125587225 gene encoding uncharacterized protein At4g02000-like, giving the protein MSQSQLLGKSGDLKNAEGTRKRLKISVPHFDNTELIKQYDKTIIGRCMNPEAQDVKALIVMLPKIWKVEDRVAGTDLGLGKFQFDFVEEEDIETVLKSQPFHFDYWMVALARWQPKMPRDFPAAIPFWIKILGVPLEFWDAPTFQSIGDALGETVEVDLDYGRIKVIIDTRKELSFDTTVDFIGGEFHEGDEAFISLNYEKLFGFCETCLSLSHSVDYCPLTVKSPQKKKEVRELPISRQEDRARSYKGVVINGDGGQHGKGREYREYLGKGKGKMYEEHETKWVG; this is encoded by the coding sequence ATGTCTCAAAGTCAGCTTTTGGGCAAATCTGGTGATTTGAAGAATGCGGAGGGTACTAGGAAGAGGTTGAAGATATCGGTTCCCCACTTTGACAACACTGAGCTTATCAAACAGTATGATAAGACCATCATTGGCAGATGTATGAATCCGGAAGCGCAGGACGTGAAGGCTCTTATTGTGATGCTTCCCAAGATATGGAAGGTGGAGGACCGTGTTGCGGGCACTGATCTGGGGCTGGGAAAGTTTCAGTTCGATTTCGTGGAGGAGGAAGATATTGAGACAGTTCTCAAGTCTCAGCCTTTCCATTTTGACTATTGGATGGTTGCGTTAGCCCGATGGCAGCCAAAAATGCCACGGGATTTCCCAGCTGCAATTCCGTTCTGGATCAAAATCTTGGGGGTTCCTTTGGAGTTCTGGGATGCTCCAACTTTTCAGAGCATTGGTGATGCGCTAGGAGAAACTGTGGAGGTCGATCTTGACTATGGCAGAATCAAGGTGATAATTGACACTAGGAAGGAGTTGAGCTTCGATACAACAGTGGACTTTATTGGAGGGGAGTTTCACGAAGGGGATGAAGCGTTTATTTCATTGAACTATGAAAAGCTGTTTGGTTTTTGTGAGACATGTCTTAGTCTCTCTCACAGCGTGGACTACTGTCCGCTTACTGTGAAGAGTCctcagaagaagaaggaggTTCGCGAGCTACCGATCAGTAGACAAGAAGATCGTGCTAGGAGCTACAAGGGTGTGGTGATCAATGGAGATGGGGGACAGCATGGCAAGGGAAGGGAATATCGCGAGTATCTCGGTAAGGGTAAGGGGAAGATGTACGAGGAGCATGAGACAAAATGGGTTGGGTAA
- the LOC111211452 gene encoding uncharacterized protein LOC111211452 — protein sequence MNSMFSAFDDMSAEIMGKKVTAASYVCNPSQAASSGGGGGQTVSLLKKDENATSLAKKQPRYALELDGIHCFETIVRS from the coding sequence aTGAATTCGATGTTCAGTGCCTTCGACGACATGTCCGCAGAGATTATGGGGAAGAAAGTCACCGCAGCGTCTTATGTCTGCAACCCCTCTCAAGCTGCTTCTTCCGGTGGTGGCGGTGGTCAAACTGTGTCTTTGCTGAAGAAAGACGAAAACGCTACCAGTTTGGCGAAGAAGCAACCGAGGTATGCTCTGGAGCTCGACGGGATTCATTGCTTCGAGACCATTGTTCGTTCTTGA